One Mauremys mutica isolate MM-2020 ecotype Southern chromosome 9, ASM2049712v1, whole genome shotgun sequence DNA segment encodes these proteins:
- the LOC123377817 gene encoding probable G-protein coupled receptor 34 produces MGSWSTLFPATEFTQPQTNSSVCDIQDGFLAVTLPVMYSLIFIISLLSNMLALWVFWHHTQRKTSITVYMRNLALSDLLLSLCLPFRVAYQNHSGPLVLCTVVGAFFYLNMYVSIMFLSLISLDRYLKIIRPLQQFKIHTLPCSTVAARVVWVAYAIFTLPFFFETREKRPCANKCFHFRSKHPLGAALNMVAVATFFIHLGLFLYFYGMISAKLHKVSSGKVQQQSRRTSSRAITKTFVVLVIFTVCFAPYHFVRVPYILAQLDVISSTQWKQALHITNELVLCISALNSCLDPVIFFFFSSSFRKAVLCTIRGKLKRALLRNQGALNHSKSITEPGLD; encoded by the coding sequence ATGGGCTCCTGGAGCACTCTTTTTCCTGCCACTGAGTTCACACAGCCTCAGACAAACAGCTCTGTTTGTGATATCCAAGATGGCTTCCTTGCAGtgaccctccctgtgatgtactctctcatcttcatcatcagcctGCTCAGCAACATGCTGGCCCTCTGGGTGTTCTGGCACCACACGCAGAGGAAGACCTCCATCACAGTTTACATGAGGAACCTGGCTTTGTCGGATCTCCTGCTCTCCCTCTGCTTACCCTTCCGGGTGGCCTATCAAAACCACAGCGGCCCTTTGGTCCTCTGCACGGTAGTTGGTGCTTTCTTCTACCTCAACATGTACGTCAGCATCATGTTCCTCAGCCTGATCAGCCTGGACCGCTACCTGAAGATCATTCGGCCTCTCCAGCAGTTTAAAATCCACACCCTGCCTTGCAGCACAGTAGCTGCGAGGGTGGTTTGGGTGGCCTATGCCATTTTCACGCTGCCTTTCTTTTTTGAGACTAGGGAAAAAAGGCCTTGTGCCAACAAGTGCTTCCACTTCAGGAGCAAACACCCACTGGGGGCAGCCCTCAACATGGTCGCCGTGGCCACCTTCTTCATtcacctggggctcttcctctATTTTTATGGCATGATATCTGCCAAGCTCCACAAAGTCTCCTCAGGGAAAgttcagcagcagagcagaaggacAAGCAGCAGGGCCATCACAAAGACCTTTGTGGTCCTGGTCATCTTCACTGTGTGCTTTGCCCCCTATCACTTTGTCCGCGTGCCATACATCCTGGCTCAGCTGGATGTCATCTCCAGCACACAGTGGAAGCAGGCTCTCCACATCACCAATGAGCTTGTTTTGTGCATCTCGGCCCTCAACAGCTGCTTGGACCctgtgattttctttttcttctccagCAGCTTCAGGAAAGCAGTATTATGCACCATCCGAGGCAAGCTGAAGAGAGCTCTTCTGAGGAATCAGGGGGCTCTAAACCACAGTAAATCCATCACAGaaccagggctggattaa